The genomic segment GCAATGGGCCGACTGCGGTTATCCTATCCGGCTTGTGCGTTGATCCGAACTTAAAGCTAGAAGAAACAACGAACGTGACCAAGCACGACGAACGTTGGCGATCACGCGGTCGCCGCGAGCGATCCTCCACTTCAAAATCCACGACTCGGCGACTCGTCGTGCATCGCATTGTTACCTGGTGTCTCCTGGTAGCTCTGAGAAAGCCAACCCACCGAACGAGCGTAGCAGCTGGACCAACTCATCGTCTCCTCCCAACTCAGCCCAGTCAAGATATGTCTTGTCAGCATCTTCGAGTGCATTCGGATCAGCGTTTCGTTGGAGTAGCAACCGTGCAGCATCCAGTTGACGCCATGAGCATGCGAATCCAAGCGGTCGTTCGTTCTGCTCGTTTGTCGCTTCGATTTCGGCCCCGTAGCCCAAAAGCAAATCCATGAGGGCGGTATCGCCGTCAGCGGCAGCCTGCATTAGCGGTGTGTTGGAACCAGCTCCCAGCCTGCAGTCAGCCGAGACTCCCCGATCGAGCAACCATCGAACAAGCGATGGCCGCGACCAGATGGCCGTAAAGAGAAGCAACGAATCGTCAGACTCAAGCAGCTGTGGCCGCTTCTTAAGGAGCCGATGTAATCGCTTTCGGCTTCCGCGTCGGATGTAGAATTCAGCCTTGTCGAAAACGCGTTGCCCCAAGTGTAAATCCTCAAAGCTTGATCCAGGTAACGTTACCCGTCACCGGGCCGGGAAAGTTGAGTGTCCATTCGTGAAACCTTGCAAGCCCGGCTCCGGTGCACGGGATGGTTCCCCGCTCTCTGGGTTCAAGTTCGTCGCTGACTTCACATTCCGATTGACGATAGCGTAGCGAACGCCGCAAACAACACATAGCTGGAGGCAGGCGACCCCAGTCCAGCCAAAACACTCTGCGATGAAGCGTCGCCCCGTAAACCAGTCAACCAGGGCCGCCGTAAGCATCAGTGCAGAGGTCAGGAGAAAAAGAGTCAGTGCAATCGTGGCCCACCGTCTTGCCGTGGGATTTGTCGGTGGAGTCTCAAACGCCTCCGCGGCGCGAATACGGGTTGCTGCAGAACCGGAGACGATGTCAGCGATCATTCCGAGCAAGAATGCGATCATGAATCTACGTTGAGGCTTCCAGCATTTCAGGCGGGGAACGTTGGT from the Roseiconus lacunae genome contains:
- a CDS encoding ankyrin repeat domain-containing protein produces the protein MGQRVFDKAEFYIRRGSRKRLHRLLKKRPQLLESDDSLLLFTAIWSRPSLVRWLLDRGVSADCRLGAGSNTPLMQAAADGDTALMDLLLGYGAEIEATNEQNERPLGFACSWRQLDAARLLLQRNADPNALEDADKTYLDWAELGGDDELVQLLRSFGGLAFSELPGDTR